The genome window tatataggagGAAGGTTGGATAGAGAGTCGACTCCGGCTGTGGCGCATGATATAGGTGCATTTGTATACAGCGTGGGCGTCAGGGTAAGCCTCGAAGAACTACTAGGGCTGGGTCTAGACCACTGAAGGTCGCTGGTCCCCGCAGCCCCCTCGTAGGGCTAAGTCTAGCATGACGAGCATGAATTCATGCATTTGACGTTTAAGGCTTGATGTAACTGAGTTGGATAGATCTACGAGAATGGCTGGACGAGTCAACGAGAGTGAGTGTGACGATTGAGGAGTTGGTAGCAGGCAGTGTGTTGATTATCATCGAATCGATGGAGCAACTTGGGATGATGTTCCGCATCTCCAACGACGCTGCAGACTGTTGTCTTGATCAGTGAAACGACAAGATGCCTTCACAATTGTCCAGGTGTTTGAGCACTTGAAGGAACCACCTATGCATTTGGTTCAATAATGTAACGAAAGGTTCGAATATGCCATAAAGCAGTGACGGTAGCGCAAGCCGTGGGCTGGCTCCGGCGACCTCCGGGCCCCCGGCGCTTCCCCGGAGAAGTGGGCCTACCCCGGCGTACTTCCGGCTGTTGTTGACAAACGATTGAAGGTACCGCACACGTCACCACCTTGATCAACTTGAAAGTATGCCACCATGATTGTTTGGACGAGTGAGGTTCAATCCACGTGGCTTACGCACCCTTGTGGGTTACATGTGCTCATTGATTCGGGGGACTGACGGGGTTTGGGTGGCTACTGGGTCTGGTTGATCGATGACGTATCAATCCCCGAAGAATCATAGTATCATCATCATATTAATCTCTGATAGCCCTGCGTTTCTATCCAAGGTTTCCTATTGGGAAGCGAAATAATGATCCTTCTACGCGACAAGTACAAATATCAGAGATGTTTTCTTCCAAGCTCTATCGCGCTACACGCCCTCTCTGCAGCAGTTTATCTATTCCCCCCCACACATCAAAACCAGTCCAAGCTAAGAAGGCTTTCTCGACTACCAAAATGTCTACCTTCCCAACCCCGTCCAGTGATCCTCCCAAGAAGGAAATGCAGTATTTCCCCGATATGACTGCGGCCTTGCCGTCCGAGTCTGGAGAGTTTCGCCGTGTTCTTTGGACAGGCTTGTACTCCCAGCTAGTCCTGATGACTGTACCTGTCGATGGTGATATTGGCGAAGAGGTACAAGTTTGACCCCCATTTCTGCCACGAATTTGACTTACAAAGCCTTAGGTTCATACCGTCGATCAAATCCTTACCTTCACATCGGGCAAGGGTCTCGCGCAGGTTGCCGGAACGGAGCAAGAAGTCAAGGCCGGCGATATGGTAATTGTACCGGCAGGAACCAAGCATCAATTCTTGAACAAGGGGCCGACACCATTAATCTTGTACACGGTTTACTCACCAGCTGAGCACAAGTCAACAACGGTTCATAAAACCAAGGAACAGGGCGacaaggaagaggaggatggTATCGATGTAGCCCCAGAATGGAGTCGACGTAGCAAGGAGCAGAATGAGAAAGAGGGCTGGGTGAAGGGGGAGTAGGTAACTTACTGAGTGTAGATAATTACGAATGATACTGATGGCTCGACCGTAATTTCCTGGTTTTCACGGCTGCGAAGTCCCTACTTCAAAGCTTGAAGTTGACAGTCCTCTCCGATTACCTAAAAAGGGGACTTGATAAAGTAGCTTGCGCAACCGCAGTGGTATGCTTTCATTGCTGAGATCTGAAAAAGCAAATTCAGCGGCCTCAGAGACCTATATGATGACAgcacttattaaaaagtctctCTTATGATTGCGACTGGACGCCTGATGTCAGCGAAGCTAACCCCTCGCCATCCTTCTTGAATAGACGTAAGCTTGCTATCTAGGTCATTAAGGTATGTAACGATGCAGTGCGGGCGAGCGACTGAAACTCTAGATAGGCAGTTGAAAGATATAACATGCATATGTATCTCTCTCGGAGACGATCTGTACTCGCTTTGATGAACGCGCGTGACTTGGAGCGAAAGTGATGGCGTGGCAACTCGGCGGAATAAAGTCTCAGTCGATTCGCAGCAGCTATTATATTGAGTTACGAAGTACCTATCTTCTTGATAACTAATACACCAAGCATAAGAGAGCTCAAACTTTTAGGCACAAGGTTTCCTTTAGTGATGCGTGATAGGCATGCATTATCGACCTAAAGAAAGTGAAGCTCAGTACGTGAAGTCGCGATTTTAGGGTGACACCCTTCATATTTTCGGAAAAGGTTGCCGCCTTGACGGACGAACGAGCGGGGAAACAATTTGCCCGACGGATGACTAGGGATGCTCAGAACAATGGCCTACAGACAAAGGTCCAATCAACTTAAGGAAGGTGTATTGATCAGTAATTGTGTGTCACAGCAGGCAACTGTAGGACCCAGTCTTCAACACTGTGTCAGTTCGGAGAGATAGAATACCCAACGGTGGACTTCTTGGATAAGGGCTTATGTAGGGGTGAAATTGACATGAATCATATGTGGATGGAATTGCACTCATATCGCAAGAGCGCTTCATGGCTGTAAGTCACGCTTCTGGCTCAAATCAAATATGCCACCATTGTTGCTTGATTAGTCCGAACTGACTGGGTTCCACCATGTCTTCGATTCATATTGAATTTAGAATATGCTGTAATCGCCTGTTTGATCGGAGAGTTTATGAGTTCGTGTCGGACATCTTGAAGCAGCATTTTCGTGACAGTAAAAAGAAGCGGGCCCGCAAAGACACGTTTTATATGGATAGCAGCATTGTGGCCCTCCGCATATTTGAACAAATCAGCACCACGGCCATTCATGTACTTCACTAAAATGACATCAATTCATCATTCAAATTTTCAATATCGGATTTCTAACCAATATGAGCCGTACCACATTCTTAGTCACCGGTGCTGGTCGCGGCATTGGCTCAGGACTTGTCGCTAGCCTCTTGCTGAGACCATCCTCAACAGTGATAGCTGCAGTCCGAGATCTTTTAAAAGGGCCTGCAAAAGCTCTACTAGACCTGCCAAAGGGCGGAGGTTCCAAAATCATCATCGTCAAGATTGACTCTTCCGTCGAAACCGACCCCGCGAAAGCCGTTTCTATACTACAGCGGGATCATAACATCACCGCTTTAGACGTCGTTATCGCGAATGCCGGTATTGCCCATTCGAGTGGCCCTGTCATCAAAACTTCGACTGCTGCAATCAGAGATCACCTTGCTGTCAACACGATCGGACCTCTCTTGTTATTCCAGGCAACAGCTCCGCTACTCAAAGCTAGTAAGACTGGCCGCCCGGTCTTCTAGCCGTTACCTCCATTCTTGGTACCATCTCCGGCATGGAGTCCCTGGAGAGTTTACCGCCGGCATTGAGCCCTGACGGAGCCAGCAAAGGTGCGTTGAATTGGTTCATTCGGAGATTGCATTTCGAGGAGATATGGCTCACGGGCTTCCTCTTGCATCCCGGCACCGTCGCCACAGACATGGTGAAATCCGTAATCGACGGGACAGATTTGAAGCTTGAAGATCTCGGAGCCATAACTGTGGAGCAAAGCGTTTCAGATCTTGTGCAAAGGGTTGATACCGCGTCGAGGGATGTGAGCGGAACTTTTCAGAATCATGATGGAACTTATTTGCCGTGGTAAATCGAGTTTATGGCCTCGCAATTGACAAAGCCGAGCAAGCTCGCACAAGGATCTACATAGGCTAGACTAGAAAGTTTAACCTGTAAGATTATGAAGCCTCTCATGACCAGCGCCCCTCAGTTCTTCAAAGGAGCCAAACGGCATTTGCGCAGCAACCTCCGTCGTTAAGGTCCAAGTGAGCCACAACATCGGCAGAGGCACCATCATCGCCCATTTCCCAGATCTCAACGAAGCCGGCAGAGCTATCAGTGAGAGCAACAAACTGATCGCCGAAATCACTCGGGGTGACAGCGTTTGCGCTTCCACCGCTGGAGGTCGTGGGAGTCAGGAAGTTTTGCTTGTTTACAGATCCGTCGTCGTTGAGAGCCAGGATTGAAATGTACCCGGTGCTGTTGGTATTGCGCGCTCGTGAGGTAGCCCAGAGATATTTTGCGCTGTACGACAGAGCAACCTCATCTGATCAGTACTCGGTATCATTTGCGCCTTGATAAGTAGGCTGTTAGCAACATGAAGCTTCTCAAGGATGCGGGAAGCTGTAGTCAGACTCACCGTCAGGAATCAGAGGGTATGAGATATCAGCGTATGCTGGAATACCCGTGCTGGTGTCGATTTTGTAAACTCCGACCTCATTCGTCCCCTCATGAACGACGTAAAGATAGTTGCCAGTTGGGTGAACAGTGCCATGCCGAGGATCGGCGCCTTCAACAGGAGCAGTAACATTGGCGACATACGTCAACTCTCCCGTGGTGTTGTCGACAGAGTGTACCCAAATGGCGTTCCCCGTGTCATCAAGTGAGTACATGAATGCTCCTGCTGGGTCGAAAGCAGTACCGT of Colletotrichum lupini chromosome 8, complete sequence contains these proteins:
- a CDS encoding cupin domain-containing protein; the encoded protein is MSTFPTPSSDPPKKEMQYFPDMTAALPSESGEFRRVLWTGLYSQLVLMTVPVDGDIGEEVHTVDQILTFTSGKGLAQVAGTEQEVKAGDMVIVPAGTKHQFLNKGPTPLILYTVYSPAEHKSTTVHKTKEQGDKEEEDGIDVAPEWSRRSKEQNEKEGWVKGE
- a CDS encoding short-chain dehydrogenase, with protein sequence MSRTTFLVTGAGRGIGSGLVASLLLRPSSTVIAAGGGSKIIIVKIDSSVETDPAKAVSILQRDHNITALDVVIANAGIAHSSGPVIKTSTAAIRDHLAVNTIGPLLLFQATAPLLKATVTSILGTISGMESLESLPPALSPDGASKGALNWFIRRLHFEEIWLTGFLLHPGTVATDMVKSVIDGTDLKLEDLGAITVEQSVSDLVQRVDTASRDVSGTFQNHDGTYLPW